The Halanaerobium praevalens DSM 2228 genome contains a region encoding:
- a CDS encoding chemotaxis protein CheA, with the protein MQDNGYLDMFFDEAKEYVETLNNGILTLENNPEDKETIDAVFRAAHSLKGMAATMGFENLTELTHKMENMLDRVRDGKLDVTTDFIDLLLQGLDNIQFLVEKIRETDGEEPEGINLEGFIEELANYGQEGTASKKEQADDDQAGGADKEFSLDLTNEEKKKLNSDKKDKERIYHLKIHLDEQDFQSVRAFMFLKKIEEIGQLFKAVPDKDTIENSEEDVAEVDIYALSWLPADEFKEELAEISGAEVINFEEIESLEVDKEDKKKKGKSLHAEHKVNSFQSSSTVRVDISKLDKLMNMVGELLINKTRLQSLDIQKSKFNEIIPQLDRVTMELHHIVMQIRMVPVGVMFSRFPRMIRDLSNKMDKEIDFVMKGQETELDRSIIDELSDPLTHLLRNAIDHGVETPEERKAKGKDEEGRIELRAYQKGSEIIIEVKDDGAGIDADKIGRKAVEKGIVTEEELEQMERRDILNFVFHPGFSTASQVTDVSGRGVGMDIVRNIVKKLDGQISIESNLGSGSTFTISLPLTLAITQALMIKVDGDTFAIPLNAVSETLTISPANIKKVRGKDVIVLRENTIPLVSAAEIFGSKDIDSFKNSESELSVVILKSGDRFIGLIVEELLNQQEIVIKSLGNYLQDTEYISGATIIGDGDVALIIDVRDIVA; encoded by the coding sequence AATCTTAACTTTGGAAAATAATCCTGAGGACAAAGAAACCATAGATGCAGTATTTAGAGCTGCTCATTCACTTAAGGGGATGGCAGCTACCATGGGTTTTGAAAACTTAACTGAACTAACTCATAAAATGGAAAACATGTTAGATCGAGTTAGAGATGGTAAGCTTGATGTAACAACAGATTTTATTGATCTTTTATTACAGGGTCTAGATAATATTCAGTTTTTAGTAGAAAAGATTAGAGAAACTGATGGAGAAGAGCCAGAAGGGATCAATTTAGAAGGTTTTATTGAAGAACTAGCTAATTATGGTCAAGAAGGTACAGCCTCTAAGAAAGAGCAAGCAGATGATGATCAAGCTGGGGGAGCAGATAAAGAGTTTTCTCTTGATTTAACTAATGAGGAAAAAAAGAAATTAAATTCTGATAAAAAAGATAAAGAACGAATTTATCATTTAAAGATTCATCTAGATGAACAAGATTTTCAGAGTGTTAGAGCATTTATGTTTTTGAAAAAAATTGAAGAAATAGGACAATTATTTAAGGCAGTACCTGATAAAGATACTATTGAAAATTCGGAAGAAGATGTAGCAGAAGTTGATATTTATGCTTTAAGCTGGTTACCAGCAGATGAATTTAAAGAAGAATTAGCAGAAATATCTGGAGCAGAGGTAATTAATTTTGAAGAAATAGAATCTTTGGAAGTGGATAAAGAAGATAAAAAGAAAAAAGGGAAAAGTCTTCATGCTGAACATAAAGTGAATTCTTTCCAAAGTAGTTCGACAGTTAGAGTTGATATTTCTAAATTAGATAAATTAATGAATATGGTAGGAGAATTGTTAATTAATAAAACAAGACTCCAATCATTAGATATTCAAAAATCTAAATTTAATGAAATTATACCACAATTAGATCGAGTTACTATGGAATTACACCATATTGTAATGCAAATTAGAATGGTACCAGTTGGAGTTATGTTTAGTAGATTTCCCAGAATGATTAGAGATTTATCAAATAAAATGGATAAAGAAATTGATTTTGTTATGAAAGGTCAAGAAACTGAATTAGACCGCTCAATTATTGATGAATTATCTGATCCATTAACTCATTTACTCCGGAATGCTATTGACCATGGTGTTGAAACTCCTGAAGAAAGAAAAGCTAAGGGTAAAGATGAAGAAGGAAGAATAGAGCTGAGAGCTTATCAAAAAGGTAGTGAAATCATTATTGAAGTTAAAGATGATGGAGCTGGTATTGATGCAGATAAAATTGGCCGTAAAGCTGTAGAAAAGGGAATAGTTACTGAAGAAGAATTAGAACAAATGGAAAGAAGAGATATCCTTAACTTTGTTTTCCACCCTGGTTTTAGTACAGCATCTCAAGTTACAGATGTATCTGGTCGTGGTGTAGGAATGGATATTGTTCGAAATATAGTTAAAAAATTAGATGGTCAAATTAGTATAGAATCAAATCTAGGTAGTGGAAGTACATTTACTATTTCTCTTCCTTTAACTTTAGCGATTACTCAAGCCTTAATGATTAAAGTTGATGGAGATACTTTTGCTATTCCATTAAATGCAGTTAGTGAGACTTTGACTATCAGTCCTGCAAATATTAAAAAAGTTAGGGGTAAAGATGTAATTGTACTCCGCGAAAATACAATTCCACTAGTTTCTGCAGCTGAAATATTTGGCAGTAAAGATATTGATTCTTTTAAAAATTCAGAATCTGAATTATCAGTTGTAATCTTAAAGAGTGGAGATCGTTTTATTGGTTTAATAGTGGAAGAATTATTAAATCAGCAAGAAATAGTAATTAAATCTCTAGGTAATTATTTACAAGATACTGAATATATTAGTGGAGCTACAATTATTGGTGATGGTGATGTAGCACTAATAATTGATGTACGTGATATTGTAGCTTAA
- a CDS encoding chemotaxis protein CheW, with protein sequence MATTQERLDLDDAKNQNGKKHGQTQYIVFNIGEEEYGIEIEYTREIIKSAQITNVPNTDEHVVGVINLRGIIVPVVDLHSRFEIDQDSGSFDEDEQRTITVEVNNMLLGIQVDHIEGIVWLEEDSITPAPDVESNLRQDYLRGVCARDEDHLLILLDLEKTLFTQ encoded by the coding sequence ATGGCAACAACTCAAGAGCGCTTAGATTTAGATGATGCTAAAAATCAAAATGGGAAAAAACATGGTCAAACTCAATATATTGTTTTTAATATTGGGGAAGAAGAGTATGGAATAGAGATTGAATATACAAGAGAAATTATAAAATCAGCTCAAATTACTAATGTTCCTAATACCGATGAGCATGTAGTAGGTGTAATTAACTTAAGAGGTATTATTGTACCTGTAGTTGATTTACACAGTCGTTTTGAAATCGATCAAGATAGTGGAAGCTTTGACGAAGATGAGCAGCGGACAATCACAGTTGAAGTAAATAATATGTTATTAGGAATTCAGGTTGATCATATTGAAGGAATAGTCTGGTTAGAAGAAGATAGTATTACACCAGCTCCTGATGTCGAAAGTAATTTAAGACAGGATTATTTACGTGGAGTTTGTGCACGTGATGAAGATCATTTATTAATCCTTTTAGATTTAGAAAAAACATTATTCACTCAATAA
- a CDS encoding chemotaxis protein CheC, which produces MELDQMKQDILKEVANIGAGNAATAFSGMIGQEINMTVPKVELIDIQELPAITGDEEEYIACIMINFAGEISGKILLVVDMENVEKMLKLIFQTDELPGKEMQHSALNELGNILSGAYLKAINDFTNLDLDQSVPAMAYDMAGAVLSSSVIDYSQTEDFILLLETEFIAGDEKLELFYFFIPEKDSLGLLFKKLVGDSLA; this is translated from the coding sequence ATGGAGTTAGACCAGATGAAACAAGATATTCTCAAAGAAGTAGCTAATATTGGGGCTGGAAATGCAGCTACAGCTTTTTCGGGAATGATTGGTCAAGAAATAAATATGACAGTTCCTAAGGTGGAATTGATTGATATTCAGGAATTACCAGCTATTACAGGAGATGAAGAAGAATATATAGCCTGTATCATGATCAATTTTGCTGGAGAAATATCTGGTAAGATCTTATTAGTTGTTGATATGGAAAATGTAGAAAAAATGTTAAAATTAATTTTTCAGACTGATGAGTTACCAGGTAAAGAAATGCAGCATTCTGCTTTAAATGAATTGGGAAATATTTTGAGTGGAGCTTATTTAAAAGCAATTAATGATTTTACTAATTTAGATTTGGACCAAAGTGTCCCAGCTATGGCTTATGATATGGCTGGTGCTGTTTTAAGTTCTTCTGTAATTGATTATAGTCAAACAGAAGATTTTATTCTGCTTTTAGAAACTGAGTTTATAGCAGGAGATGAAAAATTAGAGTTATTTTACTTTTTTATTCCAGAAAAAGATTCACTTGGTTTACTGTTTAAGAAATTGGTAGGTGATAGCCTTGCCTAA
- a CDS encoding chemotaxis protein CheD: MIALPNRDQVAEKLIVKMADHAVGDKNTLLATLGLGSCIGIALYDRFAKVGGLVHIMLPENPGGKKIVKYADTGIPYLIEEMEAIGAKKRRLSAKIVGGAGMFKSESGDSVMKIGARNIVAVKETLKDLGIKILGSDVGKDYGRSMYFYVNDGRVEIKSFSKDLITL, from the coding sequence GTGATAGCCTTGCCTAATCGGGATCAGGTAGCAGAAAAATTGATTGTAAAAATGGCAGACCATGCAGTTGGTGATAAAAATACTCTTTTAGCTACACTTGGACTGGGTTCTTGTATTGGAATTGCCCTCTATGATCGCTTTGCCAAAGTTGGTGGTCTGGTGCATATAATGCTACCTGAAAATCCAGGTGGTAAAAAAATTGTAAAGTATGCAGATACAGGTATTCCTTATTTAATTGAAGAAATGGAAGCAATTGGAGCCAAAAAGAGACGTCTTTCGGCAAAAATTGTTGGTGGAGCTGGAATGTTTAAGTCAGAAAGTGGAGATTCAGTAATGAAAATTGGAGCTCGTAATATAGTCGCTGTTAAAGAAACATTAAAAGATTTAGGGATTAAAATTTTAGGTAGTGATGTAGGTAAAGACTATGGTCGTTCTATGTATTTTTATGTAAATGATGGCCGAGTTGAAATCAAATCTTTTAGTAAAGATTTGATAACTCTTTAA
- a CDS encoding response regulator translates to MPKVLVVDDAAFMRLNLKNILKDDFEVVGEAENGKEAVELYQELKPDIVTMDITMPVMDGLEAIKAIQDIDPDAQIVVCSAMGQQKIVIQAIEMGAKDFIVKPFKKDRVMESLGKLV, encoded by the coding sequence ATGCCTAAAGTGTTAGTTGTAGATGATGCAGCATTTATGAGACTGAATTTGAAAAACATATTAAAAGATGATTTTGAAGTAGTTGGTGAAGCAGAGAATGGAAAAGAAGCAGTTGAGCTTTACCAAGAATTAAAACCAGATATAGTGACAATGGATATCACAATGCCTGTGATGGATGGTTTAGAAGCAATTAAGGCTATTCAAGATATTGATCCTGATGCTCAAATAGTAGTTTGTAGTGCTATGGGACAGCAAAAAATTGTTATTCAAGCAATAGAGATGGGAGCAAAAGACTTTATAGTTAAGCCTTTCAAAAAAGATAGAGTTATGGAATCCTTAGGAAAATTAGTGTAA
- the flgB gene encoding flagellar basal body rod protein FlgB produces MGNLEIITRALAGSARRGELIANNLANVSTPGYKRQDIDFKSALKKEISAKNSVSLKTTRKNHLPFSKQYRSLNGNENNRSYRNDDNSVDVDVEMAELAKNSIYYSVMSKRAAGHFSTINRVIQQGGK; encoded by the coding sequence ATGGGTAATTTAGAAATAATAACCAGAGCCCTTGCTGGTTCAGCTCGCCGGGGAGAGTTGATAGCTAATAATCTTGCCAATGTAAGTACTCCGGGATATAAAAGACAAGATATTGACTTTAAATCTGCTTTAAAAAAAGAAATTTCTGCTAAAAATTCTGTTAGTTTAAAAACAACTAGAAAAAATCATTTACCATTTAGTAAACAATATAGATCTTTAAATGGAAATGAAAATAACAGAAGTTACAGAAATGATGATAATAGTGTAGATGTTGATGTTGAAATGGCAGAATTAGCTAAAAATAGTATTTATTATAGTGTTATGTCAAAAAGAGCTGCTGGTCATTTTTCTACTATTAATCGAGTTATTCAGCAGGGAGGTAAATAA
- the flgC gene encoding flagellar basal body rod protein FlgC: MFKGIDISASGLTAQRLRMDTISSNIANAETTRDENGNTYRRKTPIFRQKLENKMGAAEVGNGSSLNSGGVEVDQIAEDQSPFRLEYRPNHPDANEEGYVELPNVSVMTEMVNMIDASRAYEANTQAISNYKSMANSALNIST, encoded by the coding sequence ATGTTCAAAGGGATAGATATTAGTGCATCTGGTTTAACTGCACAGCGACTAAGAATGGATACTATTTCTTCTAATATTGCAAATGCAGAAACTACTAGAGACGAAAATGGAAATACATATAGAAGAAAGACACCTATTTTCAGACAAAAATTAGAAAACAAAATGGGAGCTGCAGAAGTTGGAAATGGAAGTTCTCTTAATTCAGGTGGGGTTGAAGTTGATCAAATTGCAGAAGATCAATCACCTTTTAGACTTGAATATAGGCCGAATCATCCAGATGCAAATGAAGAAGGTTATGTTGAATTGCCAAATGTAAGTGTAATGACAGAGATGGTAAATATGATTGACGCTAGTCGTGCTTATGAAGCAAATACACAAGCTATTTCTAATTATAAGAGTATGGCAAATAGTGCTCTTAATATCAGCACTTAA
- the fliE gene encoding flagellar hook-basal body complex protein FliE, producing MEINPMKFQTGFENFKIEKNENQKSSKAFSDLFKQKLSEVNQLQKDSQAVTASFAAGETDNIHDVMIAAEKAKIGVNLTTAVQTKVIDAYNEIMRLQV from the coding sequence ATGGAAATTAATCCAATGAAGTTTCAAACAGGATTTGAAAATTTTAAAATTGAAAAAAATGAAAATCAAAAAAGTTCTAAAGCTTTTTCTGATTTATTTAAACAAAAATTAAGTGAAGTAAACCAACTGCAAAAAGATTCTCAGGCAGTAACTGCTAGTTTTGCTGCTGGCGAAACTGATAACATACATGATGTAATGATTGCAGCAGAAAAAGCTAAAATTGGTGTTAATTTGACTACTGCAGTCCAGACCAAGGTAATAGATGCTTATAATGAAATAATGCGTCTTCAAGTATAG
- the fliF gene encoding flagellar basal-body MS-ring/collar protein FliF has protein sequence MAEFFAKYKEEVKETWTKLNKSVQILIIILTILMAGAFGYLIFRGASSNYQPLFTNLSTSDTAAIVERLDENQVDYKLGGNGNTILVPESEIHRLRLDMASAGLPDQGVVGFEIFDSSDFGTTEFERRVNYYRALGGELSRSIQSISGIEFARVQITPPEESLFLDEEKSATASVVVKLSAGYKMSSERVRAVQNLVASGVQDLPLEEVTLVDTNGNLLSKPVNSEDGRWSDPQNFAIQKEFESALKNDLRVLLTKVLGPNNFAVQVNAKLNFDQRHSESKTYAPVIDDSGIIRSQEVNTESQENGINGGAPGTDANIPQYQAEGTGEASSYDRENTITNYEINERIEEHIYAPGEVERLSVSVMLDQDTDEEKIAQIRNAVGAAIGYNEDRGDVLNISSIAFDDSMEVAAQEAMEAQQAAERRQMYIYAGLILLVLILTSALIIYLYRKKPSSDQSEQLELAAEGDEDEIDLFEPNADQKKRAKVKNELENMIHSDPENAAKLIRSWIVDE, from the coding sequence ATGGCCGAATTTTTCGCAAAATACAAAGAAGAAGTAAAAGAAACATGGACAAAATTAAATAAAAGTGTACAAATATTAATTATTATTCTCACAATCTTAATGGCTGGTGCCTTCGGCTATCTTATTTTTAGGGGAGCTTCTAGTAATTATCAACCTCTTTTTACAAATTTAAGCACATCAGATACAGCTGCAATTGTAGAAAGATTAGATGAAAATCAAGTTGATTATAAATTAGGGGGTAATGGAAATACCATTTTAGTTCCTGAAAGTGAGATTCACAGATTGAGGCTGGATATGGCTTCAGCTGGACTTCCTGATCAGGGAGTAGTAGGTTTCGAAATTTTTGATAGTAGTGACTTTGGTACAACAGAATTTGAGAGAAGAGTCAATTATTATCGTGCTCTTGGTGGTGAACTTAGTCGCTCAATCCAGTCGATTTCGGGAATAGAATTTGCTCGAGTCCAAATTACTCCACCAGAAGAAAGTTTGTTTTTAGATGAGGAAAAATCAGCAACTGCTTCAGTTGTTGTTAAATTGAGTGCTGGTTACAAAATGAGTTCAGAGCGAGTTCGAGCTGTACAGAATTTAGTTGCAAGTGGAGTTCAAGATCTTCCGTTGGAAGAAGTTACCTTAGTAGATACTAATGGTAATCTTTTATCTAAACCTGTAAACAGTGAAGATGGACGCTGGTCTGATCCTCAAAATTTTGCAATTCAAAAGGAATTTGAGTCTGCTCTTAAAAATGATCTAAGAGTTCTTTTAACTAAGGTTTTAGGACCAAACAATTTTGCTGTACAAGTTAATGCAAAATTGAATTTTGATCAGCGTCATTCCGAAAGTAAGACTTATGCTCCAGTTATTGATGATAGCGGTATTATCCGTAGTCAAGAAGTTAATACTGAAAGCCAAGAAAATGGGATTAATGGTGGAGCCCCGGGAACAGATGCTAATATACCTCAATATCAAGCTGAGGGTACTGGAGAAGCTAGTAGTTATGATAGGGAAAATACGATTACTAATTATGAAATAAATGAAAGAATTGAAGAACATATTTACGCTCCAGGTGAAGTAGAGCGCTTATCTGTTTCAGTAATGCTTGATCAAGATACAGATGAAGAAAAAATTGCTCAAATCAGAAATGCAGTTGGGGCTGCAATTGGATATAATGAAGATAGAGGAGATGTCTTAAATATTAGTTCTATTGCTTTTGATGATTCAATGGAAGTAGCAGCTCAAGAAGCAATGGAGGCTCAACAGGCTGCAGAGCGAAGACAAATGTATATTTATGCTGGTTTAATATTACTAGTTTTAATTTTAACCTCTGCTTTAATTATTTACTTATATCGTAAAAAACCAAGTTCAGATCAGAGCGAGCAATTAGAGCTTGCTGCTGAAGGCGATGAAGATGAAATAGATTTATTTGAACCAAATGCAGATCAGAAAAAAAGAGCAAAAGTTAAAAATGAGCTTGAAAATATGATTCATTCTGATCCAGAAAATGCAGCTAAATTAATACGTAGTTGGATAGTTGACGAATAA
- the fliG gene encoding flagellar motor switch protein FliG produces MKDELTGKEKAAILLISLGPDVSSDIFKHLDDEEVEKLTLEIANQNKIDPEVKKKIQEEFLQLQKANDYINSGGISYAKKILEKSFGKDKTKSIINRLTATLQVRPFDSIRGSDPSQLLNFIQGEHPQTIALILVYIEPTQASQILSALAPEVQSEVAKRMAVMDRTSPEIIKEVEAVLEKKVSSVAANEYASAGGVQSIVDVLNQVDRGTEKNILDKLEEDDPELVEEIKKRMFVFEDVVLLSDRAVQLVLRQVETHDLALALKTASDEVENIITGNMSQRAAEMLEEDIEFMGPVRIREVEDAQQRIVNVIRELEESGEIVIARGGESEVIV; encoded by the coding sequence ATGAAAGATGAGTTAACAGGAAAAGAAAAAGCGGCTATTTTATTAATTTCACTGGGGCCAGATGTTTCATCAGATATTTTTAAGCACTTAGATGATGAAGAAGTTGAGAAACTGACATTAGAAATTGCAAATCAAAATAAGATTGATCCCGAAGTTAAAAAGAAAATCCAAGAAGAATTTCTGCAGCTGCAGAAAGCAAATGATTATATTAATTCTGGAGGTATTAGCTATGCCAAAAAAATTCTAGAAAAATCTTTTGGTAAAGATAAAACTAAAAGTATTATTAACCGTTTAACTGCAACCCTCCAGGTTAGGCCTTTTGATTCAATTCGAGGCTCAGATCCAAGTCAACTGCTGAACTTTATCCAGGGAGAACATCCACAGACAATTGCTTTAATCCTTGTTTATATTGAGCCAACTCAAGCTTCTCAAATTTTATCAGCTCTTGCTCCAGAAGTTCAGAGTGAAGTAGCAAAGAGAATGGCTGTTATGGATAGGACTTCTCCTGAAATCATTAAAGAAGTTGAGGCAGTATTAGAGAAAAAAGTTTCCTCAGTTGCAGCTAATGAATATGCTAGTGCTGGTGGAGTTCAATCTATTGTTGATGTTTTAAATCAAGTAGACCGTGGAACTGAGAAAAATATTTTAGATAAATTAGAAGAAGATGACCCAGAATTAGTAGAAGAAATTAAAAAGAGAATGTTTGTATTTGAGGATGTTGTTCTCTTATCTGATAGAGCAGTACAGCTTGTATTACGTCAAGTTGAGACCCATGATCTTGCTTTAGCTTTAAAAACAGCTAGTGATGAGGTAGAAAATATTATTACAGGCAATATGTCTCAAAGAGCTGCTGAGATGCTGGAAGAAGATATAGAATTTATGGGACCAGTTCGAATTAGAGAAGTAGAAGATGCTCAACAGAGAATTGTTAATGTGATTAGAGAATTAGAAGAAAGTGGAGAAATTGTTATTGCTAGAGGTGGGGAGAGTGAAGTAATTGTCTAA
- a CDS encoding FliH/SctL family protein produces the protein MSKVIKTSQMTGKYKIKRNPKTLSIKKEQEKAKNESEKKNKKKPEVLDAEKKAEEIIEAAEKKSENIIEQAQTKKEAIIEEKDKIYSDLKAEAEAEGLKKAKAEVDKLKTDLSNLISSFEKEFRQEKDQIRQDMIKLAVKIASIVIDVKLEVEADIINNIISDMLNKIDDNHRDIVVRVNPQLLPYVDEKQFYQHINKKNIDFISDPELKKGDCVVETNLGGKEGSLEHKLDLIKTELLKEVEKHD, from the coding sequence TTGTCTAAAGTTATAAAAACTTCTCAAATGACAGGTAAGTATAAGATTAAAAGAAATCCTAAAACTCTCTCAATCAAAAAAGAACAAGAAAAGGCTAAAAACGAATCAGAAAAAAAGAATAAAAAAAAGCCTGAAGTTTTAGATGCTGAAAAAAAAGCAGAAGAAATAATTGAAGCAGCAGAAAAAAAATCAGAAAATATAATTGAACAAGCCCAAACAAAAAAAGAAGCAATAATTGAAGAAAAAGATAAAATATATTCTGATTTAAAGGCCGAAGCGGAAGCAGAAGGTTTAAAAAAGGCCAAAGCTGAAGTAGATAAACTAAAGACAGATTTAAGTAATTTGATTTCTAGTTTTGAAAAAGAATTCAGACAAGAAAAAGATCAAATTAGACAAGACATGATTAAATTAGCAGTTAAAATTGCAAGTATAGTAATCGATGTTAAATTAGAAGTTGAAGCTGATATTATTAATAATATTATTTCTGATATGTTAAATAAAATAGATGATAATCATCGTGATATAGTTGTAAGAGTAAATCCTCAGCTCTTACCATATGTAGATGAAAAGCAATTTTATCAGCATATCAATAAAAAAAATATTGATTTTATTTCAGATCCAGAACTTAAAAAAGGTGATTGTGTGGTTGAAACAAATCTAGGGGGCAAAGAAGGTAGTTTAGAGCATAAGCTTGATTTAATTAAGACTGAACTATTAAAAGAGGTTGAAAAACATGATTAA
- the fliI gene encoding flagellar protein export ATPase FliI, whose amino-acid sequence MINLDLSKLETKLNNINMTRNFGHINRVIGLVIESIGPQASIGELCLIKGENGDIKAEVVGFDDNKVLMMPIGEMEGIRPGARVIATDEKLKVKVGKELLGKIIDGSGNIISGEDPSGLNEVPVNNKPPDPLTRARIKAPLSLGVRCIDGFLTCGKGQRMGIFAGSGVGKSTLLGMAARNTNADINVIGLVGERGREVRDFIEKDLGAEGLERSIVVVATSDQPALLRVKAANIATAIAEYFRDQGEDVLLMMDSVTRVAMALREVGLAIGEPPATRGYPPSVFAELPKLLERTGTNDVGSITALYTVLVEGDDFNEPVSDTVRGILDGHISLSRELAESSHYPAVDVLSSVSRIMEDIVSKEHSQAAAKLQKIIATYNQSEDLINIGAYEKGSNPEVDRAIAKIDEINNFLTQGINEEANYESTVQQLIQIAEK is encoded by the coding sequence ATGATTAATTTAGATCTGTCAAAATTGGAAACTAAATTAAATAATATTAATATGACTCGTAATTTTGGTCATATTAATAGAGTAATTGGTTTGGTAATTGAATCAATTGGACCTCAAGCCTCGATTGGTGAGCTTTGTTTAATTAAAGGAGAAAATGGTGATATTAAAGCTGAAGTAGTTGGCTTTGATGATAATAAGGTGTTAATGATGCCTATTGGAGAAATGGAAGGTATTCGTCCAGGAGCTAGAGTGATAGCAACTGATGAGAAACTAAAAGTTAAAGTTGGTAAAGAGCTGCTTGGTAAAATAATTGATGGTAGTGGTAATATTATTAGTGGAGAAGATCCTAGTGGCTTAAATGAAGTTCCAGTTAACAATAAACCTCCTGATCCCTTAACTAGAGCAAGGATCAAAGCTCCATTGTCTTTGGGAGTCAGATGTATTGATGGTTTTTTGACTTGTGGTAAAGGTCAAAGAATGGGAATCTTTGCTGGTAGTGGTGTAGGTAAATCAACTTTGCTAGGAATGGCTGCTCGAAATACTAATGCGGATATTAATGTAATTGGCTTAGTTGGAGAGCGTGGGCGTGAAGTTAGAGATTTTATTGAAAAAGATTTAGGAGCTGAGGGTTTAGAAAGGTCAATAGTGGTAGTAGCTACTTCTGACCAACCTGCGCTTTTGAGAGTTAAAGCAGCAAATATTGCTACAGCAATTGCAGAATATTTTAGAGATCAAGGAGAAGATGTTCTACTTATGATGGATTCTGTAACAAGGGTTGCAATGGCTTTAAGAGAAGTGGGACTTGCTATTGGTGAACCTCCAGCAACAAGGGGTTATCCACCTTCTGTATTTGCAGAATTGCCTAAATTATTAGAGAGAACAGGTACAAATGATGTTGGCTCAATTACTGCTTTATACACTGTTTTAGTTGAGGGTGATGATTTTAATGAACCTGTTTCTGATACTGTAAGAGGTATTTTAGATGGACATATTTCATTATCAAGAGAATTAGCAGAATCAAGTCATTATCCTGCAGTTGATGTTTTAAGTAGTGTTAGTAGAATTATGGAAGATATAGTTAGCAAAGAGCACAGTCAGGCAGCTGCAAAATTACAAAAAATAATTGCAACCTATAATCAGTCTGAGGATTTAATTAATATTGGAGCCTATGAAAAAGGTTCTAACCCAGAAGTTGATCGAGCTATTGCTAAAATTGATGAAATTAATAATTTTTTAACTCAGGGAATTAATGAAGAGGCCAATTATGAGAGTACTGTTCAGCAATTAATTCAAATAGCTGAAAAATAG
- the fliJ gene encoding flagellar export protein FliJ gives MKGYKFKFEKILNLRIRQEEQEEDKYLLLKKELNDIKNRINSIKSDKEEVYDQLRDKENNLALNISLRKYLKSLNLKIERAKTEKAAKKEKVAKQLKVLMEKKKERKTMEKLKEKEIEKFVKEFFKAEQKELDEMGRHYSMGGRLT, from the coding sequence ATGAAGGGATATAAATTTAAGTTTGAGAAAATCTTAAATTTAAGAATTCGCCAAGAAGAGCAGGAAGAAGATAAATATCTGCTTTTAAAAAAAGAGTTAAATGATATTAAAAATAGAATTAATTCTATCAAATCTGACAAAGAAGAAGTTTATGATCAGCTAAGAGATAAAGAAAATAATTTGGCTTTAAATATAAGTTTAAGGAAATATTTAAAAAGTCTTAATCTGAAAATAGAGAGAGCTAAAACTGAAAAAGCTGCTAAAAAAGAAAAGGTAGCTAAGCAATTGAAGGTTTTAATGGAAAAGAAAAAAGAGCGTAAAACAATGGAAAAATTAAAAGAAAAAGAAATTGAAAAATTTGTTAAAGAATTTTTTAAAGCTGAACAAAAAGAGCTTGATGAAATGGGTAGACATTATTCGATGGGTGGTCGATTAACTTGA